The window AATAAAAGAGACAATCTATCATCTTTAGATATCGATAACATAATAAGATATAGTAAAAATAATATAATTATAGATTATAGTCATATAAAGGATATCAATTTAAACAAGAGAAACCTTTTTAAAAATGCTTATATTGCAGTAACTACTAGAGATGAAGAATACAAATTATATACAGAAGATAAAAAGATAGATATGAATAAGGTTTTTCATACCTTAAATAAGATACTTAAAGCCAAAGTTAGCCTGAAATAAGATAATACTAAATATACCTAACATATTTAAAGGCATAGAGCAGCCCCTCTATGTCTTTTCTATTTCTTTATGGTATTATATATATATACGAAAATGTCACAAAGGATGATGCCTCATGAAAAACTTTATTAATTCAAAAGAGTTTATAGCATTTTGTCATAGTGCCTTTGATAATATACCCATAGCCATAGATTTTTTAGATAAAGATGGCCGTATGATCTATATAAATAAAGCCTTCTCAGACTTTCTTCAAATTCCCATAAAAAATATGATAGGAAAACTAGTTACCGAAATAAATCCAACATCAAAATTTTTGCTAGCATTAAATGAAAAAAAAGCAGATATCGCTGTGAGACATGTATTCCCCAATGATAGAGAGGCCATATGCCACAGGATACCCATATTTGACAATAATGGCGAATTAATGGGCGGACTAGGTATGATTTTATTTGAAAAAGTCAATGAAATGAAAGAAATATTAAAAAAATGTGAAATACTAGATAAAAACCTTACACTATACAAAAATGAAATTGCTCGATTAAATAGTGCAAAATACACCTTATCAGATATCATAGGAAATGCTAAACCCATGACATTATGTAAAAAAAAGGTTAGAAAAATAGCCAATTTAAATCTCAATGTATTAATATCTGGAGAAAGTGGTGTGGGCAAAGAGCTTTTTGCTCAAGCCATTCACAACGAAAGTAATCGTGCCCATATGCCCTTTGTAAGTATAAACACCTCTGCAATACCAGAAAACCTATTGGAGTCTGAATTATTTGGCTATGAAGAAGGGGCATTTACTGGGGCAAAATCTGGAGGCAATATAGGAAAATTTGAACTGGCCAATGGAGGGACTATATTTCTAGATGAAATAGCAGATATGCCCTATTATATGCAGGCAAAAATATTGAGGGTGATCCAAGAAAAAGAAATAGTTCGTATAGGAGATAATAAACCTATCCCCATTGATATAAAAATCATATCTGCAACACATAAAAACTTAGAGAAAATGGTTGCCAATAATAAATTTAGAGAAGATTTATATTATAGATTAAATGTATTAAATCTAGAAGTACCTCCATTAAGAGAACGAACTGAAGATATACCTGAACTATCAGAAAATTTTCTTATGGAATTCAATAAAGAATATGGTTTTTATAGAAAATTATCAAAAAATGCCATGGATATCCTAAAAAGTTATTCTTGGCCCGGTAATGTAAGAGAATTGAGAAATGTCTTAGGTAAGGCATGTGTAAATGCAGACAATACTATAATAACTGCCAATGATTTGCCTGCAAACCTATTCATAGATTCCATAGTTAAAGACAATAAAAACGATTCAGGATTTTATAATATAATAAAAAAAGTAGAAAAACAATTAATTAAAAACGCCCTTACTCAAAGCAATAACAATAAAGCAGAGGCAGCGAGAATTTTACAAATACCCCGCATGACACTGTATAGAAAAATAGAAGATTTAAAAATTGATATTTAAAATAATTATTATCTTGACAATAATTTCATTAATTGATAAAATATTAACAAGTTCAATGTTATTGAGAGTATTCTTAATTTCATTGTCCATAATAATATATAAGTACGACCTAACAGAATGGAGTTTTTCTCATCTGAAAGGAAGGATTATACAAGACGTTTCATTATGAATTCTATGCCTTCTTTTTAGAGAAGGTTTTTTTATTTGTATAATAAAGGATGTGTAAATATGAAAAGAATTGCTGTTATTGGCGCTGTACTAGATGAACCTAAAAAAATTCAAAAGACTTTTAATGATACTATAGCAGAATATTCCCATATAGTAAGGGGACGAATGGGACTCCCCTTTGAAACAGAAGGTATATCTGTTATTTCCATAACAGTTTTAGGAGAAATGGATGAAATCAATAGTCTAACAGGAAAATTAGGTAATATCCCCCATGTATCAGTAAAGACTTCTATCTCTAAAAAGACAGTAAAATAAAAGAATATAGCAAAGGAGATATCTATGAAAAGATTAATTGATAAACTCCATATTGAAAGTAATCTATCTAAAAATGAACTTCTTAACCTCTTAAACAATATGACATCAAAAGATATAATATATCTAAAAGAAAAAGCCAATATGGTACGAAATAAACATTATCAAAACAAGGTATTTCTAAGGGGTTTGATAGAATTTACTAATCATTGTAAATCCCATTGTATCTATTGTGGTATAAATGCCAAAAACTCCTTGGCCCACAGATATAGACTTTCTAAGGAAGATATTTTGAACTGCTGTAATACAGGATATAAACTGGGATACCGTACCTTTGTATTACAAGGTGGAGAAGATCCTTATTTTACCGATGACAAAATGGTAGACATTATTGAAACCATAAAGACACAATACCCCCATTGTGCCATTACTTTATCTATAGGAGAAAAGAGCTATCAATCCTATAAAAGATTTTATGACTCCGGTGCAGATAGATATCTCCTCCGACACGAAACTGCATCTAAATCCCTATATGAGTCTTTACACCCAAATATGAGCTTTGAAAATAGAATAAGGTGTCTCTATGACCTAAAGTCCATAGGTTATCAAGTAGGTGCTGGATTTATGGTGGGTCTTCCAAATCAAACTAATGAAGATCTAGTACAGGATCTACTATTCTTAAAAAAACTAGGTCCCCATATGGTTGGAATAGGTCCATTTATCCCCCATGAAGATACTATATTAAGAAACTGTTCTTCAGGCACAGTAGATAAAACTGCCATACTTCTAGCCATGATCCGACTTATATTGCCAGATGTACTACTCCCTGCCACAACGGCATTGGGGACTCTACATCCCACAGGTAGAGAAAAAGGGCTAAAGTCAGGGGCAAATGTAGTTATGCCCAATCTATCTCCTACAAATGTAAGGGAAAAATATTCTCTATATAATGGCAAAATTTGTACTGGTGAAGAAGCAGCAGAATGCATGAATTGTATCAAAGGACGTATTGAAAGTTCAGGATTTATTTTGGACTTTTCTAGAGGAGATAATATTAATTGGAAACGAAAATATTAAAATAAGGAGAGGTTTCTTATGAATAGTACTCCCTCAGCTAACAGGCCCCATATAGTATTATATGGGAATAGAAATAGTGGTAAATCTTCGTTGCTCAATGCTATCATTGGACAGGAAATTTCTCTAGTATCAGATATAAAAGGCACCACTACCGATCCTGTAACTAAATCTATGGAATTAATACCTCTAGGCCCTGTGGTATTTATAGATACTGCAGGGTTGGATGATATGGGTACATTGGGAGAACTTAGAGTTAAAAGAACATTAAAAATACTCCAACGCACAGATTTTGCCATATATGTAATGGATGGAAATAAAATAGATAAAGAAGATTATAAAAAAGCTATCCACAATTTTAAAAAATTTCATATTCCATATATGACTGTTATCAACAAAATAGACAGATTGTCTAAGGATAATCTTAATAATTTGAAAAAGATATATCCCAATGCCATATTTGTATCGGCAAAAGAAGAATTTCATATCCTTGAACTCAAGGATAAACTAATAGAAGGTATTCATAAGCAAGAAGAAGATCCACCTATAGTAGGAGATTTAGTACCGTATAATGGAACTATAATATTGGTAGTCCCCATAGATTCAGAGGCACCGAAGGGTCGTATTATCCTGCCACAGGTTCAAGTGATAAGAGATGCATTGGATCACGGCATAAAGTCCTATGTAGTAAGGGACACAGAGCTATCCAATGCACTAAAAGATTTAAATCATGTAGATTTAGTAATAACTGATTCCCAAGCATTTAATAGAGTAGATCAAATAGTCCCTAATAATATATCCCTTACCAGCTTTTCCATATTATTCGCCCGCTATAAGGGAGATTTAAATGCCTTTATTGAAGGTATTCACACGCTGGAAGAATTGAAAGAAGGAAGTAAGATATTGATATCGGAAAGTTGTACCCACAATCATTCCCATGAAGATATAGGAAGAGTTAAAATTCCCAATGGATTGGAAAGACACCTCCGTAAAAATTTTGATTTTACCTTTAGAATGGGACACGACTTCCCCAATGATGTATCAAAATATGACTTGATCATACACTGTGGGTCATGTATGGTAAACAGCAAAACTATGAGTACCAGAATTCAAATGTGTAGAGAACAAGGAGTACCAATCACTAACTATGGTATGGTACTGGCCTATTTATCAGGTATATTAAAAAGAAGCATGGGAATATTTAAGTCCTAATTTATATCCAGTAGTCGGTAGTATACCAACTACTGGATATATTTCATTCCATCAACTCATAGCTATTGAGTATAACTGGCATTTTCAAAGTATCTAATACCCTTTCCAATAGCACCCCTTCTCTTTTATTATAATTAAATCCATAACTGGCCCTAATAGCTGTCGTTATAAATTGTACCGATTTATCTAAGGCTATAGGTAAACTATCACCTGTGAGCAAACTGCCTATCAATACACTGGTAAAGGTATCTCCTGTACCTGGAAAATTGGCAGGAATATATTTGCAACCTACCTTCCAAAACTTATTGTTAATCCTATCATATGCCATCACATCTGTGTTGCCCAATTCATATTCATCGGGAACACTGGTAATAACCACTATGGAGGGTCCCATATCTGATAACTCCATAAGCCACTCCTTTACCTTACATTGGTCAATATTGTCCACTACAGGCCTGTCTAATAAGTAAGCAGCCTCTGTAAAATTAGGAGTAATTATATCTGCTTTTGTTATTAATCCCCTCATCTTTTGTACCATATCTTTATCCATAGTAGTATACAGTTCTCCCTTATCTCCCATTACTGGATCTACCACTGTGATATTGGACTCATTACCAAAATCATCAATAAACTGTGAAATTATATCTATTTGTCTAGTTGAAGCTAAAAACCCGCTATATATACAGTCAAAATCTATATTTTCCTTTTTCCAATGATTCATATAGTCTTCCATAGAATCAGTCAAATCTACAAATGTAAAATCCTCAAAATCTCCAGTATGAGTAGACAAAACTGCTGTGGGAAACGGACATACCTGAATACCCATAAATGAAAGAACTGGAATTATTGATGTAAGAGCTGCCCTACCAAAGCCTGATAAATCGTGGATAGCAGCTACCCTTTTAACTGGATTATGCATTATTATCATCCCCTTATTTTGAACATAAAAATATTATAACATAAAAATAAGGTGACAAAGAAAATCTTCATTGTCACCTCATCAAAAGGGAATATAATCCTATTCCCACAAAGGCACCTATACTATCTATCAATACATCAACTGCTTGAGCACCTCTACCTGGCACAAATAGCTGATGGATTTCATCTGAAATGGCATAAATGACACAAAATAAAAAAGAAAAAACAAATGCCCTATACCCTTTTACCCCAGTTGTTATAAATGCATTCATGGTCAATATACCCAAAATAAAATATACTGCACCATGGGCACACTTTCGTACTATATGGTCAAATTTTGAAACTACATCCTTGGTATTATCTGTTTCAATATCTAAAGATACAAGTCTCCCTACTGCCTTTATTATTACTTCTGTTACCCTTTTACTGAGATTACCAGATTCTGTTGCTGGTTGAGCCGATAAAGCAAAAATAAATAGCATCCAAAATACAACCATTGCCCATGAAAAAATCACCATCATTTTCTTATTTTTAAATACATCCATTACATCATACACCCTTTAACACCCGAAAATATTTACTAAGGTTTTACTTATTCAAAAAATCTAAGATATTTTGTTGAAGATTGATACCTCTTTATAATTAAAATAGGTTTCTTAGAATGGGATGCCACCCTTTGAGGTAATGTGGATAGAAAATTACGCTTAAACCTCTTACTGGAATCTCCCACAATAGTCAAGTCGCTGTCATTTGTTGCTTCAAGGATAGCATCTGTTGGAGAATACTTTTCTAAAAGCTCATATTGTACATCTATATTTTCCTCCATTTCAGCAATTTCTTTTAATTCTTCCAATGCATATTTCTTTTCTTCTTCACTTGTATCTGGATTTATAACCCTCAAGACCTTTAATGTTGCACCAGTATTTAAAGCCAATCTTTTACCTAGAAACAAACCATATCTAGAGTTGTGTTTACCATCATATGCAACCAATATTTTTTTAGGATCTTTAGTAAAATGTCCCTTAAGTACTGCTATATGAGTCTTAGCATTGGTCAATATTTTATGGGTTATTCCCCCTATTGCATATTGTAATCTATTTCCTCTTTGCCATCCCATGATGATTAGATTGGCCTTCTCTTTTTCACTCTGTTCCATTATAGCATTAGAGACATCATGGTCAAAGGTAATGACATATTTTTGCCTATGACTGGTCACTTCTGTCCATTCACTAAATACCTTTTCTAATATCTTACAATCCTTACTTTTTGAATCATGATAACACTCTCTAGCAGCATTTAATGCCGTCTGCTCTGGTACTTTAACAACATTTAATCCAATAATCATATCTCCTAGCCTATCAGCAAGATACAATAAATCTTCTTCATTGTCAGGGTTTGATATGGGTACCAATATCCTTTTCTCTTCTGAGTGAATATCTATAGGTACCTCTCCTTCTCCTAAATAAGATTGAATACTATAATTAAATTCAATCTTATCCCTGCCAGTAAAAACATATAGAAATATCCCTATAATAATAACCACTAGAGCAAACACCATAGAAAATACACCTAATGAAGGTAATAATAAAAGACTACCAACTATACCTATTATCTGAGTAAATGGATAGAAAGGATCTTTAAAACTAGGAGCATAATCTGGATTTTTGCTCTTCCTATATATCAATACTGAAAAATTAACTAAGACAAAAACCATTACATTAAAAGTAGACCCTAACTTAGCTAATTGCTCTACATCAAATAATATCAATAACCCCAACATAGTAACTCCTGTCACAAGTATGGCACGATAAGGTGTTTGGAATTTCTTATGTATCTCTACTAGAGAACGGGGTAATAAATTGTCCCTAGCCATTGCAAAGGGAAACCTAGATGATGATAAAATAGCAGCATTGGCAGTAGATACTGTAGCAAAAAAACCTGCTATTGTAATTATAATACGACCTGGTGTACCTGCCATTATAGTTGCTGCATAGACAAGAGGTGTATTAGTATTCAATAGACTTTCCAACGACACCATACCATTTACAGTAATAATTATTCCTCCATATATAAGTATAACCAATATTACTGAACCTAAAAAAGCTCTAGGGATATTTTTAGACGGGTCTTTTACTTCCTCAGAGATAGCTGCAAGTTTTACTATACCTAAATATGAGATAAAAATAATCCCAGTTGTTTCAAAAACTGAAGATACACCATAGGGCATAAAGGGTTTTAATAATTTTTTATCTATCATAGCACTTCCTCTAATGGTAAATACCAATAAAATTAAAATCAATCCCACTACTATTATATTTTGGAGACTACCACTACTTTTTGCTCCCCTATAGTTAATCAATAAAAGGATTATTCCTACACCGAAAGCCGCTATAACAATGGGCATTGAAAAAAATACATTTAAATATTCTGCGAGCCCAACTAAAGCAAATGAGCCTTTAAATACCAAAGATAACCATGCGCCCAATCCAATAATGGTACCAAACATAGGCCCCAATGCCCTACTAATAAAATAATAACTTCCTCCCGCTTGGGGCATTCCTGTGGCAAGCTCCACAACACTAAATGTTGTAGCTAGAGTAATGAGTCCTCCTATTATAAAGGAAAGTACAGCTGCTGGCCCAGCAGTAGATATAGCTATACTGGGTAAAACAAATATTCCTGCTCCAATCATGGTTCCAGTTCCTATGGCAAAAACGGGAAAGAAACCTAAACTTCTTCCTAATCTCTGTTGCGTTTTATTCATTAATATAATCACTTCCTTTCCATTCAAATCTGTTTTAATAAAACTTTTATTAATTTTATAATTATAATATACCTACTGATATAATATTGAAACAAAAAATTTTAAAGGGTACGATATTAATACCGTACCCTTTACACTTTAAATCTATCCTATAAATGCTAAATTTCCTTACTTGCTGACACTTCATCATTTAAAATATTTTTGCAAAATACATCATTTACCTCAAAATTATTTTTATATGTGGGAACCATCTGAGCTATATAAGATTTTAATTCATTTTCATCGGAATTGTCCACTATTTCCTTTAAGTTTTCCATCGCATTAATCATAAGCCTATAATCTGTAAATGTGGGTTTTCCTATAAATATTTTTTTATGCTCTGTAGATTCTATCCCTTCCTCGTCCAATAATAATTCCTCAAACAATTTTTCACCAGGTCTCAAACCCACAATCTCTATGGGAATATCCACTTCAGGTTCAAACCCTGACAGTCTTATTAAATCTCTAGCTAAATCTATAATCTTTACAGGCTCACCCATATCAAGTACAAATACCTCTCCACCCTTGGCCATGGCACCAGCCTGTATAACCAGCTGAGATGCCTCTGGTATAGTCATAAAATACCTTATAACTTCTTCATGGGTTACAGTAACAGGCCCTCCATTGGCAATCTGTCTCTTAAACAGTGGGATAACACTACCATTACTACCCAATACATTGCCAAATCTCACAGCAACAAATTCTGTATCACTTACCTTATCCATGGATTGTATTATCATCTCACATATCCTCTTACTTGCCCCCATTATATTTGTAGGATTAACAGCCTTATCTGTGGAGATCATCACAAATTTCTTTACTCCATACCTATCTGCTGATTGAGCAAGATTAAGGGTACCAAAGACATTGTTTTTAATAGCCTCTTTGGGATTGTCTTCCATTAAAGGCACATGTTTATGGGCTGCCGCATTAAATATAACATCAGGTCTTATATCCTTGATTATTTGGTCTATCCTCTTCTTATCCCTTATTGAACCAATTATTGTCTTTAGGGTAAGTCCATCACCATATATGGATTTAAGTTCATTCTGTATATCATATGCATTATTCTCATATATATCCAATATGGCCAATTCTGAAGGATTGAACTTGGCAATCTGTCTACACAACTCCGAACCTATGGAACCACCACCACCAGTTACCATTACCTTTTTTCCCTTAAGATAACCGCTGATACTGTCGATATCTAGACTTATTTGTTCCCTACCCAATAAATCTTCTATCTGAACTTCCCTAATTTCCTTTATACTTACCTTTCCATCTATTAATTCATACATACCTGGAAGTATCTTAAGCTTCGCCTTGGTCCTCTTACATTCCTCTACAATTTCTCTCAAATCCTTCTTACTTCCTGAAGGAATAGCTATAATGATTTCATCAACCTTTTTTCTATGCACAACTCCCATTATGTCATAACGTTGTCCCATTATAGGTACTCCATTTATCCTCTGTCCTTCCTTTGAAGGATTGTCATCTATTATGGCTACAGGTTTACTATTTAGCTCCTTATGGTTTTTGAGTTCCTTTATAACCATTGCCCCTGCATCTCCACCACCTATTATCATAACCCTTTTTTCTATTCCCTTGGGTTTAATATCGCTATCCTTTAATCTTCTCAATGCCCTATAACTAAACCTAATTCCTCCTATAAATATCACATCAAACATACCAGCAAGTATATATATACTTCTGGGAAAATGGGATTGATTTATAAACAAATAGCTTAATGCACCAGCATTGGCCACCATACCAGCCACAACTATCTGTATCATCTCTTCTACACTGGCATATTTCCATAGACTTTCATAAAGTTTAAAATAATAGAACACTAAAAGTTTAATAACTGTAAGGGCTATAAAGTTGTCCATATATACTTGTAGATACCCTTGTTCAATCTTTCCTTCAAATCTTAAAAAAAGTGATACATAGTAGGACAAATTTACTGCTAGTATATCAATCATTATTAGATATATAGTCCTAATTTTCTTCTGCATAAAATCTTCCCCTTTTACTTCTTGCTTAAGTACTAACTAAAGTATATTTCAATCCTTCTCTTTTTTCAATGGAAAATATAATAAAAAAATACAGTGGAAAGATTAATCACTGCCACTGTATATCGAAATCTCAATAGCTTCTATAATAACTAAGAACTACTAACTACAGAGCCATAATTATCAACTATGTCCCTAATATAGTCCAAAAACTCGTCCTTTAAATCATCTCTTCTCAGTGCATATTCTACAGTCGCCTGAAGAAATCCCAATTTATCCCCTACATCATATCTTCTTCCTTCAAAATTGTAGGCATACATAGCTTCTCTTTTAGCTAATTCCTTCAATGCATCGGTTAATTGGATCTCCCCGCCTTTTCCAGGCTTAGTATGTTCTAATATTTCAAATATAGGTGGATTTATAATATATCTTCCCAATACAGCTATATTTGAAGGTGATTCTTCTACAGTAGGTTTTTCCACCATGCCCTTTACTTTATATACCCTATTTTCTATATATTTTCCATCTACTATACCATATTTACACACATCTTCTTTATCTACTTCCTGTACTCCTAAAATAGATGTCTTGTATTCATTGTATACCTCTATCATTTGTTTTAAACAAGGTTTTTCTGCATATACTATATCGTCTCCCAATAATACTGCAAAGGGCTCGTTTCCTATAAAAGACTTGGCACAATATATGGCATGACCTAGCCCCTTAGGTTCTTTTTGACGAATATAGTGGATATTCACTAAATCAGATATCTTTCTAACTTCTTCAAGCAGATCCATCTTGCCTTTCTTCTCTAATTCCAGTTCCAGCTCTACAGATTTGTCAAAATGATTTTCTATAGATGTTTTATTCCTTCCAGTAATAATCAGTATCTCTTCTATACCTGAATTTACAGCCTCTTCAATAATATATTGCAAAGTGGGCTTATCCACTATAGGTAACATTTCCTTTGGTTGTGCCTTAGTAGCTGGTAAAAATCTAGTACCTAAACCTGCAGCAGGTATTATCGCCTTTCTTACAATCACTTTGAGTCCCCCTTTAGCTATTTTTAATCATATATATTATTCTACTATATTAGTCAATTTTAGACAAAAACATTTCTACATAGTCTTAAATAGTTTTAATACTTCATTGGCTTCAATTTCATCCAATGTTTCCATTTTATCCATATATTCCAATGCTCCAAATCTTACACCTATATTTTTATTTGAATAATTTTTAATTTTTTTAATTAAATTTGTTACCTTGGCAGTTCCAATTTTCCAATCCAGCACTGATAGTATCTTTAAATTAAATAATTCTAAATATATATCCTGCAATTGACACCAATCATCATTAGAAGTTATATTTTCACATATTAACTGAATTATTTTATCTGTGACCTTATTTATTGCTTCTATGCTATTATCATCTAAAAAATGTATAGATTTTATCTCAGTGAAACTGTGTGCTATCTGTATAATTAATAGCTGTGCTATATTATTTGCCAATGTTTCTTCAAATGAGGCATACAGTTTTAAAAAGCTATCATTGTTCTTAAATCTATCTCCAATAAATTTTATAAAAGTTTCAAAATCCTCTGCATTATTTCCAAGCTCTATTTCAAACAATATTGTAAAAAATACATTACACTGGAAATCACTGTTGATCAAATTTAATATTGTACTTCCCATAATTTTGGAAAATTCATCATCTAATAGTACATCTCTCTCAAATTGTATTTCTCTATTAAAGTTAATGTCATTATTACCAATTTCTTTTAATCTAGCTAATGTTTTTAGCAAAGTTTTATTGTAGTCCTCTAGATTTTCAGCATTATTAGTTCTAAATATATACCGCATTATAGTGTCACAAGATTTTCTAAAGTCTATGGTGAACCCAATACTATCTTTAATTTTAACAGAAAAAATTTCATATATTATTTTTGATAACAATTTTTCTAATTGATCTATTCTAGCTGCTGTATCAACAGTGTTTAATTTATTAAACTGATTATATATTAATAGAAGCTGATTATCTATCATAGTAAGATTTTTCTTAATTGAACCCATTATATCTTTAAAAAAACCATCCCATACCATATAATTGTTGTTTTTATATATTACTTTATGCTCTATTTCTCCCCAAAATATATTAACAAGGGATTTAATCTGGAGTTCAAAGTTAAAAGTTTTATTGTTATATTTATATAATCCATCTATCCTATATATTTCAAATCCATTTTTTTGTTGTTGGGGTTGAGTACTAGTTAATTCCAAGCTGATTTTTTCATTTAAAGGATTACAATAATAACCATCAGAAAGCTTTTTATTAAAATGCTTCTTCAATACTTCATATATTTTTCTCTCATCTTCAATAAATCTACATTCAATCCTAACCCCTATTAAATCAGAAAGATTTAACAATAGTTCTTCTGGTGATTCATATTTTTGATAATAGTTATTTCTAAGTATTTTTTCTTTTAGACTCAAAGGAGATTTAACTCTTGAATTTATATTTAAAACTTCTTCACTATTTGATTTTAGTATCTCTTTAAAATATTCTTCTATTTCATTATAAACCACATTTATTTCACTTTCTAAACTATCTAAATACTCCATCACCTCTTCTATAAAATCAAACAATTGTAACTGCATATTTTTTCCTCCTACTATAATATATAATTGGTTGTAACTTGATTGACTTTGATACTATTAATTTTTATGACTTATATAGATAGTTTACATTACAATGCTTACAAAATCAAAATACCTGATTACACCTATATGAAAATTTCATATATATATAGTTTTCAAAAAAATTCCTCTCTTGATATTGATTTGTATGCTTATATCATAACATATGGTAAAACACTGATTTTACACTAATTTACTAAAGGGAATATATAAATATTGGAGAATCTATATATTAAATAATATAAGATAAGGTTATAAAGAAAGGGGATAAAAATGAAAATCCGAGATATTATGACTCCTTTAAAGAGCAATAAGCACATAGTAGATGGTATAAATGGAAATACTGACATATACTCTCTAGGCAACAAATATAAAACTTTTAGTAATTCTACTTTAGAAATTATCGATAACCAAAGTTATAAAATTGGAGAATTAAATAAAGAATTATTGTCTTATATCATTAGTACATCTAATAAATACATAACTAACGATATTTTAAATAAAATTGAAGATGGTGTTGTAGCTATTGATGCAAAAGGTAAGATTTTTTTTGCAAATCATGCCTATTCTAAAATCTTAGGAGTTCCAATATGCAAAATCATAGGAAAATCAATGCAAAAAATAGAACCAGGAGCAGCAATATTAGATGTGTTACAAACAAAAACACCTATTAATAAGGAGAAACAATATATTGAATCCTTAGATAAATATGTTTCTGTTAGAATATATCCAATTAAACAAAATGGTGCATTAGGTGGAGCAGTATCAATTTTTACCGATACCACAGAATTGATTAAATTGAATAA of the Clostridiisalibacter paucivorans DSM 22131 genome contains:
- a CDS encoding amino acid permease encodes the protein MNKTQQRLGRSLGFFPVFAIGTGTMIGAGIFVLPSIAISTAGPAAVLSFIIGGLITLATTFSVVELATGMPQAGGSYYFISRALGPMFGTIIGLGAWLSLVFKGSFALVGLAEYLNVFFSMPIVIAAFGVGIILLLINYRGAKSSGSLQNIIVVGLILILLVFTIRGSAMIDKKLLKPFMPYGVSSVFETTGIIFISYLGIVKLAAISEEVKDPSKNIPRAFLGSVILVILIYGGIIITVNGMVSLESLLNTNTPLVYAATIMAGTPGRIIITIAGFFATVSTANAAILSSSRFPFAMARDNLLPRSLVEIHKKFQTPYRAILVTGVTMLGLLILFDVEQLAKLGSTFNVMVFVLVNFSVLIYRKSKNPDYAPSFKDPFYPFTQIIGIVGSLLLLPSLGVFSMVFALVVIIIGIFLYVFTGRDKIEFNYSIQSYLGEGEVPIDIHSEEKRILVPISNPDNEEDLLYLADRLGDMIIGLNVVKVPEQTALNAARECYHDSKSKDCKILEKVFSEWTEVTSHRQKYVITFDHDVSNAIMEQSEKEKANLIIMGWQRGNRLQYAIGGITHKILTNAKTHIAVLKGHFTKDPKKILVAYDGKHNSRYGLFLGKRLALNTGATLKVLRVINPDTSEEEKKYALEELKEIAEMEENIDVQYELLEKYSPTDAILEATNDSDLTIVGDSSKRFKRNFLSTLPQRVASHSKKPILIIKRYQSSTKYLRFFE
- the galU gene encoding UTP--glucose-1-phosphate uridylyltransferase GalU, coding for MIVRKAIIPAAGLGTRFLPATKAQPKEMLPIVDKPTLQYIIEEAVNSGIEEILIITGRNKTSIENHFDKSVELELELEKKGKMDLLEEVRKISDLVNIHYIRQKEPKGLGHAIYCAKSFIGNEPFAVLLGDDIVYAEKPCLKQMIEVYNEYKTSILGVQEVDKEDVCKYGIVDGKYIENRVYKVKGMVEKPTVEESPSNIAVLGRYIINPPIFEILEHTKPGKGGEIQLTDALKELAKREAMYAYNFEGRRYDVGDKLGFLQATVEYALRRDDLKDEFLDYIRDIVDNYGSVVSSS
- a CDS encoding GTP pyrophosphokinase, yielding MQLQLFDFIEEVMEYLDSLESEINVVYNEIEEYFKEILKSNSEEVLNINSRVKSPLSLKEKILRNNYYQKYESPEELLLNLSDLIGVRIECRFIEDERKIYEVLKKHFNKKLSDGYYCNPLNEKISLELTSTQPQQQKNGFEIYRIDGLYKYNNKTFNFELQIKSLVNIFWGEIEHKVIYKNNNYMVWDGFFKDIMGSIKKNLTMIDNQLLLIYNQFNKLNTVDTAARIDQLEKLLSKIIYEIFSVKIKDSIGFTIDFRKSCDTIMRYIFRTNNAENLEDYNKTLLKTLARLKEIGNNDINFNREIQFERDVLLDDEFSKIMGSTILNLINSDFQCNVFFTILFEIELGNNAEDFETFIKFIGDRFKNNDSFLKLYASFEETLANNIAQLLIIQIAHSFTEIKSIHFLDDNSIEAINKVTDKIIQLICENITSNDDWCQLQDIYLELFNLKILSVLDWKIGTAKVTNLIKKIKNYSNKNIGVRFGALEYMDKMETLDEIEANEVLKLFKTM
- a CDS encoding nucleoside-diphosphate sugar epimerase/dehydratase — translated: MQKKIRTIYLIMIDILAVNLSYYVSLFLRFEGKIEQGYLQVYMDNFIALTVIKLLVFYYFKLYESLWKYASVEEMIQIVVAGMVANAGALSYLFINQSHFPRSIYILAGMFDVIFIGGIRFSYRALRRLKDSDIKPKGIEKRVMIIGGGDAGAMVIKELKNHKELNSKPVAIIDDNPSKEGQRINGVPIMGQRYDIMGVVHRKKVDEIIIAIPSGSKKDLREIVEECKRTKAKLKILPGMYELIDGKVSIKEIREVQIEDLLGREQISLDIDSISGYLKGKKVMVTGGGGSIGSELCRQIAKFNPSELAILDIYENNAYDIQNELKSIYGDGLTLKTIIGSIRDKKRIDQIIKDIRPDVIFNAAAHKHVPLMEDNPKEAIKNNVFGTLNLAQSADRYGVKKFVMISTDKAVNPTNIMGASKRICEMIIQSMDKVSDTEFVAVRFGNVLGSNGSVIPLFKRQIANGGPVTVTHEEVIRYFMTIPEASQLVIQAGAMAKGGEVFVLDMGEPVKIIDLARDLIRLSGFEPEVDIPIEIVGLRPGEKLFEELLLDEEGIESTEHKKIFIGKPTFTDYRLMINAMENLKEIVDNSDENELKSYIAQMVPTYKNNFEVNDVFCKNILNDEVSASKEI